A region from the Pseudomonas cucumis genome encodes:
- the bcsZ gene encoding cellulose synthase complex periplasmic endoglucanase BcsZ — MPVSSMSSRDVSLRQSLRGNARRLSAVLALALLAPAIAAATPCELPAWPLWKTYATRFVQADGRVLESSLENNHSTSEGQSYGMLFALIGNDQPRFDKLWRWTSANLAGSATATRLPGWLWGQGTDGQWRLQDANSAADADLWIAYALLEAARLWHRPDYRQDALHLMATIEAQLVVTLPGLGPMVLPGPQGFVLPDALWRLNPSYLPLPLLRRLAKEAPNGPWQAIANNTATMIAQSSHHGFVADWVGYQGTSAQSGVFVSDPINGDTGSYDAIRVYLWLGMSDTSDPLAALLLKRLDGMARSTVATGSPPETVQVLHGNVQGQSPFGFWAALIPYLEAKGQPRLADQQRRRVELALHEALARPDTDAGAPRYYNFMLSLFALGWADKHYRFREDGTLKLSWETACTRITAR; from the coding sequence ATGCCTGTGTCGTCCATGAGCAGCCGGGATGTTTCACTTCGCCAGAGCCTGCGCGGTAACGCGCGCAGGTTGAGCGCTGTGCTTGCGCTTGCCCTGCTGGCGCCCGCGATAGCGGCCGCAACCCCCTGTGAGCTGCCGGCCTGGCCACTGTGGAAAACCTATGCAACGCGCTTTGTCCAGGCCGACGGCCGGGTTCTGGAGTCGAGCCTGGAGAACAATCACAGCACCTCTGAAGGGCAGTCGTACGGCATGCTCTTCGCACTGATCGGCAACGATCAGCCACGCTTTGACAAACTCTGGCGCTGGACCTCAGCCAACCTCGCAGGCTCCGCCACCGCCACACGCCTGCCGGGCTGGTTATGGGGGCAAGGCACGGACGGTCAGTGGCGCCTGCAAGACGCCAATTCGGCCGCCGACGCCGACCTGTGGATCGCCTATGCCCTGCTCGAAGCCGCACGCCTGTGGCATCGGCCGGACTATCGCCAGGATGCCCTGCACCTGATGGCGACGATTGAAGCGCAATTGGTCGTCACGCTGCCCGGGCTGGGTCCGATGGTATTGCCTGGACCACAGGGCTTCGTCCTGCCGGACGCTCTCTGGCGTCTGAACCCCAGCTACCTGCCACTGCCACTGTTACGGCGGCTGGCCAAGGAAGCTCCCAACGGGCCCTGGCAAGCGATTGCCAACAACACCGCGACGATGATTGCCCAATCGAGCCACCACGGTTTCGTCGCGGACTGGGTCGGTTATCAAGGCACTTCAGCGCAATCGGGTGTCTTCGTCAGCGACCCGATCAACGGCGACACGGGCAGCTACGATGCCATTCGTGTGTACCTCTGGCTAGGCATGAGTGATACCTCCGACCCGCTGGCAGCGCTCCTGCTCAAACGGCTGGACGGCATGGCCCGCAGCACTGTCGCGACGGGTTCCCCCCCGGAAACAGTCCAGGTTCTCCACGGCAATGTTCAGGGTCAGAGCCCATTCGGATTCTGGGCTGCACTGATTCCCTACCTTGAGGCCAAGGGCCAACCCAGGTTGGCCGATCAGCAACGACGCCGCGTGGAGCTTGCCTTGCACGAGGCACTGGCCAGGCCTGATACCGACGCCGGTGCGCCGCGTTACTACAACTTCATGCTCAGCCTGTTCGCCCTCGGATGGGCAGATAAACATTACCGATTCCGGGAAGACGGAACGCTGAAACTCTCCTGGGAGACCGCATGCACGCGCATCACCGCACGCTAG
- the bcsQ gene encoding cellulose biosynthesis protein BcsQ: MKYVDDITKLFTRFGANAENYQEIQPNYKDFKDDPVIPAVAEPSVALSPPTPALPVFLLDEPQPSLLIGAAPKSPPLTEPPESSATGDHQRLSDLLRELNQVRRDGLPETTRKRTKAKVIAIVSANGGVGKSTVAAGLAKTLRRPGGRTIAIDLDPQNALSSHLGITRQAPGLIQLKDQDADWGAHRLPGFSDSECLPFGTGEMNDRRLLRQLMLEDSDWLNQHLASMNLSENDTVILDTPSGATVYSQQALDAADLVLVMTVADAASYLALDTMTPWLETTRRCAQRHRYVLNQRDDSRSFSRDMGVLFLRRLGANLIGTIRLDHQFNESLAYGRDLLQYAPESIGCQDILSLSGAVHALLFADANSQQGTP, encoded by the coding sequence ATGAAATATGTAGACGATATTACGAAACTCTTTACACGTTTTGGCGCCAATGCAGAGAACTACCAGGAAATACAACCGAACTACAAAGATTTCAAAGACGACCCGGTTATACCTGCTGTGGCGGAGCCGTCGGTGGCATTGTCTCCCCCAACACCCGCGCTACCGGTGTTTCTACTGGATGAGCCCCAACCTTCTTTATTGATTGGCGCGGCGCCCAAATCCCCTCCTCTGACCGAGCCACCTGAGAGTTCTGCTACAGGTGACCATCAGCGATTGAGCGACCTGTTGCGTGAACTCAATCAGGTTCGTCGAGACGGTCTGCCAGAAACGACTCGCAAGCGGACCAAGGCGAAGGTCATTGCTATCGTTTCGGCGAATGGCGGGGTGGGTAAAAGCACCGTCGCCGCTGGCCTGGCAAAAACACTTCGGCGCCCCGGTGGGCGAACCATCGCGATTGATCTGGACCCTCAGAACGCGCTGTCCAGCCACTTGGGTATCACCAGGCAGGCTCCCGGGCTGATCCAGCTCAAAGACCAGGACGCAGACTGGGGCGCTCATCGCCTGCCGGGCTTTAGCGACAGTGAGTGCCTGCCCTTCGGCACTGGCGAAATGAACGATCGCCGCTTGCTCAGGCAGTTGATGCTTGAAGATTCTGACTGGTTGAATCAGCACCTTGCATCAATGAACCTCAGCGAAAACGATACCGTGATCCTGGACACTCCTTCGGGTGCGACCGTCTATTCGCAACAGGCGCTCGACGCCGCCGATCTGGTGCTGGTGATGACGGTGGCCGACGCGGCTTCCTACCTGGCACTGGACACCATGACCCCGTGGCTGGAAACCACCCGACGATGTGCACAGCGGCACCGGTATGTGCTCAACCAACGGGATGACTCGCGTTCGTTCAGCAGGGACATGGGCGTGCTGTTTCTGCGGCGGCTCGGCGCTAACCTGATCGGGACGATTCGCCTCGACCACCAGTTCAACGAGTCGCTGGCCTATGGTCGGGACCTGTTGCAATACGCACCTGAGAGCATTGGCTGTCAGGACATTCTTTCGCTGTCAGGCGCGGTCCATGCCCTGCTTTTCGCGGATGCTAACAGCCAGCAGGGCACGCCATGA
- a CDS encoding AI-2E family transporter, which translates to MNETKLQNRSLMVLLTLVSIAFIWILLPFYGAVFWAVILGILFAPLQHQLQRRFGWPHNLTALCTLFLCVLIAILPVITISTLLVQEGAALYNRIESGELDIAGYVSQFKQSLPPYVQNLLDRFGMGELAGLREKIIKSTMQGSQFVATKAFSFGQGTFEFVVGFFVMLYLLFFFLRDGSELARKVRAAIPLEDNQKRRLQLKFNRVVRATVKGNLVVAITQGALGGFIFWILDIPSVLLWAVLMAFLSLLPLVGAGIVWMPVAVYFLFSGAIWQATVLILFGVFVIGLVDNVLRPILVGKDTKMPDYLILISTLGGLALFGINGFVIGPLIAALFVSSWAIYIDSNPRVQLP; encoded by the coding sequence ATGAACGAAACGAAGCTGCAAAACAGATCGCTGATGGTATTGCTGACGCTTGTAAGCATTGCCTTCATCTGGATTCTGCTGCCGTTTTATGGCGCGGTGTTCTGGGCGGTCATCCTCGGTATTCTGTTTGCGCCCTTGCAGCATCAGCTGCAACGGAGGTTCGGTTGGCCTCACAACCTCACGGCCCTGTGCACCTTGTTTCTCTGTGTACTGATCGCGATCTTGCCGGTGATCACGATCAGTACGTTGCTGGTTCAAGAAGGCGCGGCGCTCTACAACAGAATCGAAAGCGGCGAACTGGACATTGCCGGGTATGTGTCGCAGTTCAAGCAAAGTCTGCCGCCGTACGTTCAGAACTTGCTCGATCGTTTCGGCATGGGCGAGCTGGCCGGGCTGCGTGAAAAAATCATCAAGAGCACGATGCAAGGCAGCCAGTTTGTCGCGACCAAGGCGTTCAGTTTTGGCCAGGGCACGTTCGAATTCGTGGTGGGCTTTTTCGTCATGCTGTATCTGCTGTTTTTCTTCCTGCGGGACGGCTCCGAACTGGCGCGCAAAGTACGTGCGGCCATACCGCTGGAAGATAACCAGAAGCGCCGTTTGCAACTCAAGTTCAATCGCGTGGTGCGGGCCACGGTGAAGGGCAACCTGGTGGTGGCGATCACGCAAGGGGCATTGGGTGGTTTTATTTTCTGGATTCTGGACATCCCGAGCGTGCTGCTCTGGGCGGTGTTGATGGCGTTTCTGTCGCTGTTGCCGTTGGTGGGGGCGGGGATTGTCTGGATGCCGGTGGCGGTGTATTTCCTGTTCAGCGGCGCGATCTGGCAGGCCACGGTGCTCATTTTGTTCGGGGTGTTCGTGATCGGCCTGGTGGACAACGTCCTGCGACCGATACTGGTGGGCAAGGACACCAAAATGCCCGACTACTTGATCCTTATCTCGACCCTGGGCGGCCTGGCGCTTTTCGGTATTAACGGTTTTGTCATCGGGCCGTTGATCGCCGCGTTGTTCGTGTCGAGCTGGGCCATTTACATCGATTCCAATCCACGGGTTCAGCTGCCTTAA
- the bcsA gene encoding UDP-forming cellulose synthase catalytic subunit: MTAQLNQLPAKTWWLQELLDTCQASVSRWPLRWRQGLKISVGLIAALLVLGILTAPLNLYSQAAFAAVCFAASLIIRKQAGRLAILTLITLSLIASLRYMYWRLSDTLNFDSWQDAVFGYGLVLAELYALLVLVFGYVQTAWPLQRKPQLLQQPPAEWPTVDVFIPTYNEALGIVKLVVLAAQAIDWPEGKLRVHMLDDGRREEFKVFCQQIGVNYITRDNNQYAKAGNLNEALKVTDGEFIAIFDADHVPTRSFLQITMGWFLKDPNLALLQTPHFFYSPDPFEKNLDTFRSVPNEGELFYGLVQDGNDQWNAAFFCGSCAVIRRTHLLEVGGIATETVTEDAHTALKLNRRGFNTAYLAIPQAAGLATESLSRHISQRIRWARGMAQIFRTDNPLFGKGLNLGQRICYLNAMMHFFYSLPRLVFLTAPLAYLFFDAQIFHASALMVTVYVLPHIFHSSLTTSSIQGRFRHSFWNEVYESVLAWYIMRPVLLALISPSLGKFNVTDKGGTIEKDYFNWKLARPYIVLLTLNMIGLAIGVVKLIGSDSAEATTLLINLAWTVYNIVIVSTAVAVATESSQVRNEPRVPADLPVRVYREDGTWFDCITRDFSQNGVGLALPPQVQLSVNEKLRLCILRTPPSSLFPAKTVFSNDNVAGVQFEGLTLRQQSELVRLTFSRADTWANTWGNGRLDAPMSALREVSRIGLRAILRLFVATLKDSQALLRKRPDTPSPIDSTADTQRS, from the coding sequence ATGACCGCCCAGCTGAATCAACTACCTGCAAAGACATGGTGGTTGCAGGAGCTACTGGATACTTGCCAGGCTAGTGTCAGTCGATGGCCCCTGCGTTGGCGCCAAGGCCTGAAGATCTCGGTCGGGCTGATCGCGGCATTGTTGGTGCTGGGTATCCTCACTGCGCCGCTGAATCTGTATTCCCAGGCCGCATTTGCCGCCGTCTGTTTTGCAGCCAGCCTGATCATCCGCAAGCAAGCCGGACGTCTGGCGATCCTGACTCTGATCACCCTCTCGCTGATCGCTTCGTTGCGTTACATGTACTGGCGCCTGTCCGACACCCTGAACTTCGACAGCTGGCAGGATGCCGTATTTGGCTACGGGCTGGTGCTGGCCGAACTGTATGCCTTGCTCGTGCTGGTTTTCGGTTATGTACAGACCGCCTGGCCGCTGCAGCGCAAACCGCAGCTTCTGCAACAGCCGCCCGCTGAATGGCCAACGGTAGACGTCTTCATTCCCACCTATAACGAAGCATTGGGTATCGTCAAACTGGTGGTGCTCGCTGCTCAGGCCATTGACTGGCCCGAGGGAAAACTGCGGGTACACATGCTCGATGACGGACGCCGGGAGGAATTCAAGGTTTTCTGTCAGCAGATTGGTGTCAACTACATCACCCGCGACAACAATCAATATGCCAAGGCCGGCAACCTCAACGAGGCACTCAAAGTCACCGATGGCGAGTTCATTGCCATATTCGACGCCGACCACGTGCCCACCCGCTCCTTCCTGCAGATCACCATGGGCTGGTTTTTAAAGGACCCGAACCTGGCGTTGCTGCAAACGCCGCACTTTTTCTATTCACCCGATCCGTTCGAAAAAAACCTCGATACCTTTCGTTCGGTACCCAATGAAGGTGAGCTGTTCTACGGCTTGGTGCAGGACGGCAACGACCAGTGGAATGCGGCCTTCTTCTGTGGCTCCTGCGCGGTCATCCGGCGGACTCATTTGCTGGAAGTCGGCGGCATCGCCACCGAAACCGTGACGGAGGATGCGCATACGGCACTGAAGCTCAATCGCCGTGGTTTCAATACCGCTTACCTCGCCATTCCACAAGCGGCGGGACTGGCCACCGAAAGCCTCTCCCGACACATCAGTCAACGCATACGCTGGGCGCGGGGCATGGCGCAGATTTTTCGGACCGACAATCCGTTGTTTGGCAAAGGACTGAACCTGGGGCAGCGTATCTGCTACCTCAACGCCATGATGCACTTTTTCTACAGCTTGCCCCGTCTGGTGTTCTTGACCGCCCCCTTGGCCTACCTGTTCTTCGACGCGCAGATTTTCCATGCCTCGGCGTTGATGGTCACGGTCTATGTACTGCCACATATTTTCCATTCCAGCCTGACCACCTCCAGCATCCAGGGGCGCTTCCGCCATTCCTTCTGGAACGAAGTGTATGAGTCGGTATTGGCCTGGTACATCATGCGACCGGTGCTGCTGGCCCTGATCAGCCCTTCGCTGGGCAAATTCAACGTGACCGACAAGGGCGGCACCATTGAAAAGGACTATTTCAACTGGAAGCTCGCGCGGCCTTACATCGTCCTGCTGACCTTGAACATGATCGGCCTGGCGATCGGCGTGGTGAAACTGATCGGGAGTGATTCGGCCGAGGCCACTACCCTGCTGATCAATCTGGCCTGGACCGTGTACAACATCGTCATCGTCAGCACCGCCGTGGCGGTGGCCACTGAATCCTCTCAGGTACGCAACGAGCCCAGGGTGCCCGCGGACCTGCCCGTGCGCGTCTATCGCGAAGACGGCACCTGGTTCGATTGCATAACCCGGGACTTCTCACAAAACGGCGTGGGTCTGGCACTGCCACCGCAGGTTCAGCTCAGCGTCAATGAGAAGCTGCGGCTCTGCATTCTGCGCACACCTCCCTCAAGCCTCTTCCCCGCAAAAACGGTCTTCAGCAACGACAACGTGGCGGGCGTGCAATTCGAGGGTTTGACCCTGCGCCAGCAAAGTGAGCTGGTGCGATTGACCTTTTCACGGGCCGACACCTGGGCCAACACGTGGGGCAACGGCCGCCTCGACGCACCCATGTCGGCGTTGCGCGAGGTCAGCCGCATTGGCTTGCGCGCCATCCTGCGCTTGTTCGTTGCAACCCTAAAGGACAGCCAGGCGCTGCTGCGCAAACGCCCGGACACTCCATCACCTATCGACTCCACCGCGGACACGCAACGATCTTGA
- the bcsB gene encoding cellulose biosynthesis cyclic di-GMP-binding regulatory protein BcsB has protein sequence MLITCSLMGWSGWALSATAQISATEPAVMPVAALPGTDAPGNSYTRTLKELGKSYSMTLKGVEATDSVNFDVRADEVVTAAQVTLQYSYSPALLADLSQINVLVNDQVAASLPLPKEEAGKLQTRTVQIPPQTITEFNRLSLQFIGHYTMQCEDPLHSSLWARIGNESQLSLQVSSIKQPNDLSALPLPLFDRRDASPLKLPFVFAGRPGGPELEAAGILSSWFGALASYRGATFPASLTSLPAKGNAVVFVSGSESTTLSGLPIKEATGPTLTLVSNPNDAQGKLLIVSGRDGADLKVAATALALGGSAFSGQSVVIERIDSLKPRRPYDAPNWLPSDRPVRLGELAKPAELNVSGYNPGQMTVALRLPPDLFNWREPGAQLDLKYRYTPQPVSTNSSLLVNFNDTFIKSIDLPSIEKLGNSDSLLAMLKTDDSLARTSRMLLPLNSVALQSRLQFRFMYDYIKQGECRDIIIDNMRGVIDPDSTLDLSQYEHFMAMPNLGVFKDSGFPFTRMADLSETSVILPNEPGPAELSAYLTLLGRFGDSTGYPATGVKVVHADQLAEQRDRDLLVLASGNNQPLLEQWQSLLPAKDEDAAQYFELSDLPLRLRNWISPDTKTNLREARSSFRFTAEDGSAYLTGFESPLKSGRSVVFIASARPNGLADVTNALLSGEENAHELQGSLVVVRGKHVQSLVAQQDYYVGSLGPLRYLQWYLSQNVIALMLFTLLGVLLLASMAYLALRLRAKRRLGQ, from the coding sequence ATGCTGATCACCTGCTCGCTAATGGGCTGGAGCGGCTGGGCATTGAGTGCTACCGCCCAAATCAGCGCCACAGAGCCGGCGGTGATGCCGGTCGCAGCGTTGCCCGGGACCGATGCCCCGGGTAACAGCTATACCCGCACCCTCAAGGAGCTGGGCAAAAGCTATTCGATGACCCTTAAAGGCGTGGAGGCTACCGACAGTGTGAACTTCGATGTGCGCGCCGATGAAGTCGTCACGGCTGCGCAGGTCACGCTGCAGTACAGCTACTCACCGGCGTTGCTGGCCGACCTTTCGCAGATCAATGTGCTGGTCAACGATCAGGTGGCCGCCAGCCTGCCCCTGCCGAAGGAAGAGGCCGGTAAATTGCAGACCCGGACCGTACAGATTCCGCCGCAGACCATCACCGAATTCAACCGGCTCAGCCTGCAATTCATCGGTCACTACACGATGCAATGTGAAGACCCTTTGCACTCCAGCCTGTGGGCCAGGATCGGCAACGAGAGCCAGCTGAGCCTCCAGGTGTCTTCGATTAAACAGCCCAACGACCTGTCCGCTCTACCGCTGCCCTTGTTCGATCGTCGAGACGCCTCGCCCCTGAAGCTACCCTTCGTGTTCGCCGGACGCCCGGGCGGTCCTGAGCTTGAAGCCGCCGGTATCCTGTCGTCCTGGTTTGGCGCCCTGGCCAGCTACCGCGGCGCCACCTTCCCCGCCAGCCTCACCAGCCTGCCGGCCAAAGGCAACGCCGTGGTGTTTGTCAGCGGCAGCGAATCAACGACCTTGAGTGGCTTACCGATCAAAGAGGCCACGGGGCCGACATTGACACTCGTGAGCAACCCGAATGATGCCCAGGGCAAACTGTTGATCGTCTCCGGGCGCGATGGCGCCGATCTCAAGGTCGCCGCGACAGCGCTGGCCCTCGGCGGCTCGGCCTTTTCCGGGCAAAGCGTGGTGATCGAGCGGATCGACTCGCTCAAGCCACGCCGACCGTACGACGCGCCTAACTGGCTGCCTTCCGATCGCCCGGTTCGCCTGGGTGAACTGGCGAAGCCCGCAGAACTCAATGTGTCGGGTTATAACCCGGGACAAATGACGGTTGCGCTGCGCTTGCCACCCGACCTGTTCAACTGGCGCGAGCCCGGTGCGCAACTTGACCTGAAATACCGCTATACGCCGCAACCGGTCTCCACCAATTCCTCGTTGCTGGTCAACTTCAACGACACCTTCATCAAGTCGATCGATCTGCCTTCGATCGAGAAACTCGGTAACAGCGACAGCCTGCTGGCGATGCTCAAAACCGACGACAGCCTGGCCCGCACGTCACGCATGCTGTTGCCGCTCAATTCCGTAGCGCTGCAATCGCGCCTGCAATTTCGCTTCATGTATGACTACATCAAACAGGGCGAATGCCGCGACATCATCATCGACAACATGCGCGGTGTGATCGACCCGGACTCGACCCTGGACCTCAGCCAATACGAACACTTCATGGCCATGCCCAACCTCGGGGTGTTCAAGGACAGTGGCTTCCCGTTCACCCGCATGGCTGACCTTTCTGAAACATCGGTGATCCTGCCCAACGAGCCAGGCCCGGCCGAACTGAGCGCCTACCTGACCCTGCTGGGCCGCTTCGGCGACTCCACCGGTTATCCGGCTACCGGCGTGAAGGTGGTCCACGCCGACCAGTTGGCAGAGCAACGCGACCGGGATTTGCTGGTGCTCGCCTCGGGCAACAATCAGCCGCTGCTGGAGCAATGGCAAAGCCTTTTGCCAGCCAAGGACGAAGACGCTGCGCAGTACTTTGAACTGTCTGACCTGCCCTTGCGTCTGCGCAACTGGATCAGCCCGGATACGAAAACCAATCTGCGTGAAGCACGCAGCAGCTTCAGGTTTACCGCTGAGGACGGCAGTGCGTATCTGACTGGATTCGAATCGCCGCTCAAGAGTGGGCGCAGCGTGGTGTTTATCGCCAGCGCAAGGCCCAACGGCTTGGCCGACGTGACCAACGCCCTGCTCAGCGGCGAAGAAAACGCCCACGAGTTGCAAGGCAGTCTGGTGGTGGTCAGGGGCAAGCATGTCCAATCGCTGGTTGCCCAGCAGGATTACTACGTCGGGAGCCTGGGCCCATTGCGCTATCTGCAGTGGTACCTCTCGCAAAACGTAATAGCGCTCATGCTATTCACGCTTCTCGGGGTCTTGCTGCTTGCTTCGATGGCCTACCTGGCTCTGCGTTTACGGGCCAAACGTCGTCTTGGTCAATGA
- the trhP gene encoding prephenate-dependent tRNA uridine(34) hydroxylase TrhP — MTLTPPELLAPAGTLKNMRYAFAYGADAVYAGQPRYSLRVRNNEFDHANLALGIAEAQAQGKRFYVVVNIAPHNAKLKTFLKDLEPVIAMAPDALIMSDPGLIMLVRRHFPQMPIHLSVQANTVNWASVEFWQQQGLSRIILSRELSLDEIAEIRQHVPAMELEVFVHGALCMAYSGRCLLSGYMNKRDANQGSCTNACRWKYSAMPASENQLGEIVQQFRPEPTLGIGAPTDQVFLLQEANRPDELMPAFEDEHGTYIMNAKDLRAVQHVERLTQMGVHSLKIEGRTKSHFYCARTTQVYRRAIDDAMAGRAFDRNLMTDLESLAQRGYTEGFLRRHVHDEYQNYQNGSSVSARQQFVGELTGERRDRLAEVRVKNRFGLGDHLELMTPQGNFHFDLHQLQNAKGEAIEVAPGDGHTVYLPIPDAVELRFGLLMRDVDVS; from the coding sequence ATGACGCTTACGCCCCCCGAACTGCTCGCCCCTGCCGGCACCCTGAAAAACATGCGTTATGCCTTCGCCTATGGCGCCGACGCGGTATACGCCGGCCAGCCGCGCTACAGCCTGCGTGTGCGCAACAATGAATTCGATCACGCCAACCTCGCGCTCGGCATCGCCGAGGCCCAGGCTCAGGGCAAGCGCTTCTATGTGGTGGTGAACATCGCCCCGCACAACGCCAAGCTCAAAACGTTCTTGAAGGATCTGGAACCGGTGATCGCCATGGCGCCGGACGCGCTGATCATGTCCGACCCTGGCCTGATCATGCTGGTACGCCGGCACTTCCCGCAGATGCCGATCCACCTCTCAGTGCAGGCCAACACGGTGAACTGGGCCAGCGTCGAGTTCTGGCAGCAACAGGGCTTGAGCCGGATCATCCTGTCCCGCGAACTGTCGCTGGACGAGATCGCTGAAATCCGTCAGCACGTCCCGGCGATGGAGCTGGAAGTGTTTGTGCACGGCGCGTTGTGCATGGCCTATTCCGGGCGCTGCTTGTTGTCGGGTTACATGAACAAGCGCGACGCCAATCAGGGCAGCTGCACCAACGCCTGTCGCTGGAAATACTCGGCGATGCCGGCCAGCGAAAATCAGCTCGGTGAAATCGTCCAGCAGTTCCGGCCCGAACCGACCCTGGGCATCGGCGCGCCGACCGATCAAGTATTCCTGCTGCAAGAGGCCAATCGCCCTGACGAACTGATGCCGGCATTCGAGGATGAACACGGCACGTACATCATGAACGCCAAGGACCTGCGCGCCGTCCAGCACGTCGAGCGCCTGACGCAAATGGGCGTGCATTCATTGAAGATCGAAGGCCGGACCAAATCGCACTTCTATTGCGCGCGCACCACCCAGGTTTACCGTCGCGCGATCGATGATGCGATGGCGGGCCGGGCGTTTGATCGCAATTTGATGACCGATCTGGAATCCCTGGCCCAGCGTGGCTACACCGAAGGTTTTCTGCGTCGGCATGTGCATGACGAATATCAGAATTACCAGAACGGCAGCTCGGTTTCAGCACGCCAACAGTTCGTGGGCGAGTTGACCGGCGAACGCCGGGATCGTCTGGCCGAAGTGCGGGTGAAGAATCGCTTTGGTCTGGGCGACCACCTGGAACTGATGACACCCCAGGGCAACTTCCACTTCGATTTGCATCAGCTGCAGAACGCTAAAGGCGAAGCCATTGAAGTGGCGCCGGGGGATGGGCATACGGTGTATTTGCCGATACCGGATGCGGTGGAATTGCGCTTTGGGTTGTTGATGCGGGATGTGGACGTGAGTTAA